A window of Mucilaginibacter sp. PAMC 26640 contains these coding sequences:
- a CDS encoding molybdenum cofactor guanylyltransferase, with the protein MQEATPKLNGLVLAGGKSLRMGTDKGTLEWFGKGQRYHMADLLNVHCSEVFISCRDEGQMQEIDLEYQSLMDTFTGLGPYGAILSAFREQPDAAWLVVACDLPLIDEATLLNLQRNRNPTYLATAYHSAATNFPEPLITVWEPKAYPVLLQYLAQGYSCPRKVLINSDIHLLELPDQEVLANVNTPEEMERVKRIITERSTPANAD; encoded by the coding sequence ATTCAGGAGGCAACTCCCAAATTGAATGGATTAGTGCTTGCGGGTGGTAAAAGCCTCCGAATGGGTACCGATAAAGGAACTTTGGAATGGTTCGGTAAAGGGCAACGTTATCACATGGCCGATCTTTTGAATGTCCATTGTAGTGAAGTGTTCATTTCCTGCCGGGATGAGGGACAAATGCAGGAAATTGATCTGGAATATCAGTCTTTGATGGATACATTCACCGGTTTAGGCCCGTACGGAGCGATTTTGTCTGCCTTCCGCGAGCAGCCGGACGCTGCATGGCTGGTAGTTGCCTGCGATTTGCCGCTGATAGATGAGGCAACCCTGCTTAATTTACAGCGTAACCGCAATCCAACATATTTGGCAACAGCGTATCATAGTGCGGCAACCAACTTCCCGGAACCGCTGATAACCGTTTGGGAGCCAAAAGCTTACCCTGTTTTACTTCAATATTTGGCACAGGGATATTCTTGTCCGCGTAAAGTGTTGATCAACTCTGATATTCATCTCCTGGAGTTGCCGGATCAGGAAGTGTTGGCCAATGTCAACACACCCGAAGAAATGGAAAGAGTAAAACGGATCATCACCGAAAGATCGACCCCAGCAAATGCAGACTGA
- a CDS encoding Fis family transcriptional regulator — protein sequence MAKILIIDDERSIRNTLREILEYEDYAVDDIDNGVDGLELIRKNDYDLVLCDIKMNRMDGMEVLTEGLNLKPDLPFIMISGHGTVETAVEASKKGAFDFISKPPDLNRLLITVRNALDRGSLVVETKVLKRKVSKVRPILGESQAIVKIKETIERVGPTDARVLVTGANGAGKELVARWLHEKSNRSNGPIIEVNCAAIPSELIESELFGHEKGSFTSAIKQRIGKFESASGGTLFLDEIGDMSQSAQAKVLRALQESKITRVGGEKEIDVDVRVVAATNKDLLKEIEAGNFRMDLYHRLSVILIHVPPLTERRDDIALLTQAFLDEICNEYGMPTKRISDSALEALKALPWTGNIRELRNMVERLIILSDKTITDGDVKAFANPSAPVAITATAAAAPQTDFDQFTNFQEYKDFAEREYIKFKLEKNNWNVSKTADDIDIQRSHLYSKIEKFGLKRGE from the coding sequence ATGGCAAAAATTTTAATAATTGACGATGAGCGGTCTATCCGCAATACCCTGCGCGAAATTTTAGAATACGAAGATTACGCTGTAGACGATATAGACAATGGTGTAGACGGCCTTGAACTGATTCGCAAAAATGATTATGACCTGGTCCTTTGCGATATTAAAATGAATCGCATGGATGGCATGGAAGTGCTTACTGAAGGTTTAAACCTAAAGCCCGATCTGCCATTCATTATGATCTCCGGCCACGGCACGGTGGAAACCGCCGTTGAGGCCAGTAAAAAAGGCGCCTTTGATTTCATTTCAAAACCACCGGATCTGAACCGCCTGCTGATTACCGTACGTAACGCACTTGATCGCGGAAGTTTGGTTGTTGAAACTAAAGTACTTAAGCGCAAAGTAAGTAAGGTTCGCCCTATTCTTGGCGAATCGCAGGCAATTGTTAAAATAAAAGAAACGATAGAGCGGGTTGGACCTACCGATGCCCGTGTACTGGTTACCGGTGCAAATGGCGCCGGTAAGGAACTCGTAGCCCGCTGGCTTCACGAAAAATCTAACCGCAGCAATGGTCCTATTATCGAGGTAAACTGCGCGGCCATACCGTCGGAATTGATAGAGAGCGAACTTTTTGGCCATGAAAAGGGTTCATTTACCTCCGCCATCAAACAACGTATTGGTAAATTTGAGTCGGCCAGTGGAGGTACTTTATTCCTGGATGAGATCGGCGATATGAGCCAGTCGGCACAGGCCAAAGTGCTGCGTGCTTTGCAGGAAAGTAAAATTACCCGTGTAGGCGGCGAAAAAGAAATAGATGTAGATGTTCGGGTTGTTGCGGCAACCAACAAGGATCTGTTAAAGGAAATTGAGGCCGGTAACTTCCGTATGGACTTGTACCACCGGTTAAGCGTTATCCTGATCCACGTACCACCGCTTACCGAACGCCGCGATGATATTGCCCTACTTACCCAGGCGTTTCTGGATGAGATCTGTAACGAGTATGGTATGCCAACGAAACGGATCTCCGATTCAGCTTTGGAGGCACTAAAAGCCCTGCCATGGACTGGTAACATCCGTGAATTGCGTAATATGGTTGAACGCCTGATTATCCTGAGTGATAAAACGATCACCGACGGTGATGTAAAGGCATTTGCCAATCCATCGGCACCGGTTGCCATCACTGCAACTGCCGCTGCGGCCCCACAAACCGATTTTGATCAGTTTACAAACTTCCAGGAATACAAAGATTTTGCAGAACGCGAATACATCAAGTTCAAGCTGGAAAAAAATAATTGGAATGTATCTAAAACGGCAGATGATATTGACATTCAGCGAAGCCATTTATACAGTAAAATAGAGAAGTTCGGATTGAAACGCGGGGAATAA
- a CDS encoding cyclic pyranopterin monophosphate synthase accessory protein, translated as MVDVSAKQPTHRTATAQSIVVLPAEILAHLVDGELQTKKGAVFQTAIIAGIMAAKRTGELIPLCHPIGMDNCQIDIQLNNNNEVVINCTASITAKTGIEMEALVGASMAALTVYDMCKAMSHDIVIKETKLVSKTGGKRDFKRA; from the coding sequence ATGGTTGATGTATCGGCAAAGCAGCCAACACACCGCACGGCTACCGCGCAAAGCATCGTGGTGTTGCCGGCTGAAATATTGGCTCATTTGGTGGACGGTGAGTTGCAAACAAAAAAAGGAGCGGTGTTTCAAACGGCGATCATTGCAGGCATAATGGCGGCTAAGAGGACGGGAGAACTGATTCCCCTTTGTCATCCGATAGGAATGGATAACTGCCAGATTGATATTCAGTTAAACAATAATAATGAAGTTGTAATAAATTGTACGGCTAGTATCACTGCTAAAACCGGAATAGAGATGGAGGCACTAGTTGGTGCGTCGATGGCTGCGCTCACCGTTTATGATATGTGCAAGGCCATGAGCCATGATATTGTAATAAAAGAAACCAAATTAGTTTCGAAAACAGGGGGTAAACGTGATTTTAAAAGAGCATAA
- a CDS encoding thymidylate synthase has translation MLFDDTYKTIIAPAEGLFSDRGSKFLAYAYPISSDSEIKPIVARLKALHPKANHHCWAIRLGVDRSVFRMNDDGEPSGTAGRPILNTLLSKDLTNILVVVVRYFGGTLLGVPGLINAYKLTTEAALSQAAIIEKTVNDIYTIIFGYAQMNDVMRIIKENHLAVLEQTSELNCSIKFSVRKTQVEQVMSKLNKQNGVKVTYNYSG, from the coding sequence ATGCTGTTCGACGATACTTATAAAACCATTATCGCCCCTGCTGAGGGCCTTTTTAGTGACCGTGGCAGCAAGTTTTTGGCCTATGCCTATCCAATTAGCTCGGATAGCGAAATTAAGCCGATAGTGGCCCGGTTAAAAGCGCTTCACCCTAAAGCAAACCATCATTGCTGGGCCATCCGATTGGGTGTCGACCGGTCTGTATTTCGTATGAACGACGACGGCGAGCCATCAGGCACAGCCGGCCGGCCAATTTTAAATACGCTGCTGTCTAAAGACCTTACTAATATATTGGTTGTAGTAGTACGTTATTTTGGAGGTACTTTACTCGGCGTGCCGGGATTGATCAATGCCTACAAGTTAACAACCGAAGCTGCATTATCGCAGGCAGCAATTATAGAAAAAACCGTTAACGATATTTATACCATCATCTTCGGCTACGCGCAAATGAATGATGTGATGCGTATCATAAAAGAGAACCACTTAGCGGTTTTAGAACAAACGTCTGAATTAAATTGCAGCATCAAATTTTCGGTGCGTAAAACGCAGGTTGAACAGGTGATGAGTAAACTAAATAAACAGAACGGCGTGAAGGTAACCTATAACTATAGCGGATAG
- a CDS encoding thiamine biosynthesis protein, whose translation MQTELLRYSCQVNLPGFGEAAQQRMQMARVLIIGAGGLGCPAAQYLVSSGVGTVGIADFDIVSESNLHRQILYSPDDIGKSKALTACKRLSEQNPAVTLIPITSKITSDNIIQVFDFYDIIIDGTDNFDTRYLINDAAVLTGKPVVYGAIYQYEGQVAVWNLINQDGSRSPNYRDLYPEVDATQVPNCSVGGVIPTLAGIIGCMQANEVIKYITQTGDLLSGKVLLFDARSMQSRVIKIGTVTKTNIVALTQTNPVATITAQELYQLQEAGRVQLVDVRTYQERDLDDIGGDHVPLDELEENVSQLDPEKTTVFYCATGKRSGEAVKLIRKLRPELKVFSLENGMDPI comes from the coding sequence ATGCAGACTGAACTTTTACGATATAGTTGCCAGGTCAACCTCCCCGGGTTTGGCGAAGCTGCGCAACAGCGCATGCAAATGGCCCGCGTGCTTATTATAGGCGCCGGTGGATTAGGTTGTCCAGCTGCACAATACTTAGTATCCAGTGGCGTGGGCACTGTTGGTATTGCCGATTTCGATATTGTATCTGAAAGTAATTTACACCGGCAAATTTTATACAGTCCTGATGATATCGGTAAAAGTAAAGCACTCACCGCCTGCAAACGGCTTTCAGAACAAAATCCGGCTGTTACGCTGATTCCTATTACTAGTAAAATCACTTCGGATAACATTATACAAGTATTTGATTTTTACGATATTATAATAGACGGCACTGATAACTTCGATACCCGCTACCTGATCAACGACGCAGCTGTTTTAACAGGCAAACCAGTAGTTTATGGGGCAATTTATCAATACGAGGGCCAGGTTGCAGTTTGGAATCTAATAAACCAGGATGGCAGTCGCTCGCCGAATTACCGCGACTTGTACCCTGAAGTGGATGCCACACAGGTACCCAACTGTTCCGTTGGCGGAGTGATCCCCACGCTGGCCGGTATCATCGGTTGCATGCAGGCCAACGAAGTGATCAAATACATTACCCAAACCGGCGACCTGTTATCCGGGAAAGTTTTGCTATTTGATGCACGAAGTATGCAAAGCCGGGTGATCAAAATTGGTACCGTTACAAAAACTAATATCGTTGCTTTAACCCAAACCAACCCAGTTGCTACCATTACCGCTCAGGAGCTTTATCAGTTACAGGAAGCCGGCCGGGTGCAGTTGGTTGATGTTCGTACCTATCAGGAACGTGATCTGGACGATATTGGCGGAGACCATGTTCCGCTTGATGAATTGGAGGAAAATGTTTCTCAGCTTGATCCCGAAAAAACAACTGTTTTTTACTGTGCAACCGGAAAAAGGAGCGGGGAAGCTGTTAAATTGATCCGTAAGTTG
- a CDS encoding molybdopterin molybdenumtransferase MoeA — protein MTTVEEAEKTILGQLKDFGTETVPFEQALNRVLAEDLKADRDLPPYNRVTMDGIAISYEAFASGINTFGIKATQAAGDEPEGTAEPRECIEIMTGAALHESLDTIVRYEDLKLKDGLATIISPNVKKAQNVHFKGKDKHAGDVVAFAGQKITPAIISLAASVGKSEIDVRKLPRIIIISSGDELVDVSDTPTTYQIRRSNNYTVKAVLTNQGLSADMIHIPDDPDITKQQIQNCLQNYDVLLLSGGISMGKFDYIPQALEALQVTKLFHKVAQRPGKPFWFGRHNDGAIVFAFPGNPVATFMCLHRYCLAWLNATLGLPEKEPVYAVLGTDFKFLPQLKYFLQVKLNFNQQGSLVATPVEGNGSGDFANLADTDAFIELPAERNEFVKGEAFKVLSF, from the coding sequence ATGACAACGGTAGAAGAAGCCGAAAAAACTATACTCGGACAGCTCAAAGATTTCGGTACAGAAACGGTGCCCTTTGAGCAGGCCCTGAACCGCGTATTGGCGGAAGACCTGAAAGCCGACCGCGACTTGCCCCCCTATAACCGGGTGACGATGGATGGTATAGCCATATCGTACGAAGCCTTTGCAAGCGGTATAAATACTTTCGGCATTAAAGCAACACAAGCCGCCGGCGACGAGCCTGAAGGCACAGCTGAGCCGCGGGAGTGCATCGAGATCATGACAGGTGCCGCACTTCATGAATCGCTGGATACGATTGTTCGTTACGAAGACCTGAAGTTAAAAGATGGGCTTGCCACGATAATCAGCCCGAATGTTAAAAAAGCACAAAATGTACATTTTAAGGGAAAAGATAAACACGCTGGAGATGTGGTAGCTTTTGCGGGGCAAAAGATTACACCGGCCATCATTAGTCTTGCTGCATCAGTCGGTAAATCAGAAATAGATGTCAGGAAACTGCCCAGAATCATTATTATCTCTTCGGGAGATGAGTTAGTTGATGTGAGTGATACGCCGACAACCTACCAGATTCGTCGCTCCAATAATTACACTGTTAAAGCGGTATTGACTAACCAGGGCTTGTCTGCCGATATGATCCACATACCTGATGACCCTGATATTACCAAACAACAAATTCAAAATTGCCTTCAAAATTATGATGTGCTGCTTTTAAGTGGCGGCATCAGCATGGGCAAATTTGATTACATCCCGCAAGCTTTGGAAGCTTTGCAGGTTACAAAACTTTTTCACAAGGTAGCGCAGCGGCCCGGCAAACCATTTTGGTTCGGACGCCACAATGACGGTGCAATTGTATTTGCGTTTCCGGGTAACCCGGTTGCCACATTTATGTGCCTGCACCGCTATTGCCTGGCTTGGTTGAATGCTACTCTTGGGCTGCCGGAAAAAGAACCCGTTTATGCTGTTCTAGGGACTGATTTTAAGTTTTTACCACAATTAAAATATTTTCTCCAGGTTAAACTGAATTTTAATCAGCAGGGAAGCCTAGTAGCTACCCCGGTAGAAGGGAATGGCTCCGGCGATTTTGCTAACTTAGCAGATACAGATGCCTTTATAGAGTTGCCCGCAGAGAGAAATGAATTTGTGAAGGGAGAAGCCTTTAAGGTTTTGAGCTTTTAA
- a CDS encoding tyrosine recombinase XerD, translated as MNWASAIKGFKAYLKLERSLAANSIEAYTRDLDKLYQYAEFQIDKKSPKDFSLTDLRAFIAWINELGMIPSTQSRIISGIKAFYKYLLMEDYIVSDPSELLETPKITRKLPDTLSVEEINKMIAAIDLSRPEGPRNKAMLEVLYGCGLRVSELTELKLSNLFTEIEFIKVTGKGSKERLVPIGGEAIRALKIWIELVRVHVPVQKGEEDLVFLNRRGKRLSRVYVFLMIKELAEFTNLKKNISPHTFRHSFATHLVEGGADLRAVQEMLGHESITTTEIYTHLDKQFLKSTIIAFHPRN; from the coding sequence TTGAACTGGGCCTCGGCAATAAAGGGTTTTAAGGCTTATCTCAAACTGGAGCGAAGCCTTGCCGCAAATTCTATAGAAGCATACACAAGAGATTTAGATAAACTTTATCAATATGCTGAATTTCAAATAGATAAAAAATCACCTAAAGATTTTTCTTTAACAGATTTGCGGGCTTTTATCGCTTGGATCAATGAATTGGGCATGATTCCTTCTACGCAGTCAAGGATAATTTCGGGCATTAAGGCTTTCTACAAATACCTGTTAATGGAAGATTATATCGTATCTGATCCTTCCGAATTATTGGAAACCCCCAAGATTACCCGGAAACTACCGGACACATTGAGCGTTGAGGAAATTAACAAAATGATCGCAGCTATTGACCTTTCACGCCCGGAGGGCCCGCGCAACAAAGCCATGCTGGAAGTACTGTATGGCTGTGGGCTGCGGGTATCAGAACTAACGGAACTAAAGCTATCAAATCTTTTTACCGAAATAGAATTTATTAAAGTTACAGGCAAGGGCAGTAAGGAACGATTGGTGCCCATAGGCGGCGAGGCTATCCGGGCGTTAAAGATCTGGATAGAATTGGTACGTGTACATGTGCCTGTTCAAAAAGGGGAGGAAGATCTAGTGTTCCTTAACCGCAGAGGGAAACGATTAAGCAGGGTATACGTTTTTTTGATGATAAAAGAATTGGCTGAATTTACCAATCTGAAGAAAAATATCAGTCCGCACACATTCAGGCATTCATTTGCAACGCACCTCGTAGAAGGTGGCGCCGATTTGCGCGCCGTACAGGAAATGCTGGGTCATGAAAGTATTACCACTACAGAGATCTATACGCATTTAGATAAGCAGTTTTTGAAAAGTACCATTATTGCTTTTCATCCCCGTAACTAA
- a CDS encoding cyclic pyranopterin phosphate synthase MoaA encodes MLLDNHGRIINYLRLAVTDRCNLRCFYCMPEEGLNWLSRAELMTYEEMLRICEILVKMGIEKIRITGGEPFVRKDLMQLLTALSKLEGLKELSLTTNGVLTAPHVAELKAIGVHSVNLSLDTLDANRFFAITRRDEFADVMATMEQLLKHDIEVKINTVVMAGKNTQDIIPLVDLTRELPVSVRFIEEMPFNGDGHSYSGAVWDYVKIFEEIRNSYAAIQKITDPLYSTSYNYSIPGHQGSIGIIAAYSRTFCGTCNRIRITPQGTLKNCLYDAGVMNLRDLMREGKSNTAIADSLHAAFNKREKDGWAAERKRIDNPDFHESMATIGG; translated from the coding sequence TTGTTATTAGATAATCACGGAAGAATAATAAATTACCTGCGTTTGGCAGTTACCGACCGTTGCAACCTGCGTTGTTTTTATTGTATGCCCGAAGAAGGCCTCAACTGGCTTAGTCGGGCAGAACTAATGACATATGAAGAAATGCTGCGGATTTGCGAGATCCTCGTTAAAATGGGTATCGAGAAAATTAGGATCACCGGCGGCGAGCCTTTCGTGCGCAAGGATCTGATGCAACTGCTCACTGCGCTTTCCAAACTAGAAGGGCTAAAAGAACTGAGCTTAACTACTAACGGTGTTTTAACAGCACCGCATGTGGCTGAACTTAAAGCTATAGGGGTGCATTCGGTAAACCTGAGTTTGGATACGCTTGATGCCAATCGCTTTTTTGCTATTACCCGCCGGGACGAGTTTGCCGATGTAATGGCAACGATGGAGCAGTTGCTTAAACATGATATTGAGGTTAAAATTAATACCGTTGTTATGGCGGGCAAAAATACACAGGACATTATCCCGCTGGTGGATTTAACCAGGGAATTGCCTGTAAGTGTTCGCTTTATTGAAGAAATGCCGTTTAACGGTGATGGGCACAGTTACAGCGGGGCAGTATGGGATTATGTAAAGATCTTTGAGGAGATCAGGAATAGCTACGCTGCGATTCAAAAAATTACTGATCCTTTGTATTCTACCTCATATAATTATAGCATTCCGGGTCACCAGGGCAGTATTGGGATCATTGCTGCCTACTCGCGTACATTTTGCGGCACCTGTAACCGCATCCGGATTACACCTCAGGGCACTTTAAAAAACTGCTTGTATGATGCAGGTGTAATGAACTTAAGAGACCTGATGCGAGAAGGTAAAAGCAATACTGCAATTGCCGATTCGTTGCATGCAGCATTCAATAAACGTGAAAAGGATGGTTGGGCAGCCGAGCGTAAGCGCATAGATAACCCCGACTTTCATGAATCTATGGCCACAATCGGCGGCTAA
- a CDS encoding 3-dehydroquinate dehydratase, whose amino-acid sequence MNIQIINGPNLNLLGVREKSIYGNASFEDYLKELQSHFSNITINYYQSNVEGEIINKLHEVGFNSDGIVLNAGAYTHTSIAIADAIAGIKTPTIEVHISNVYKREEFRHTSMLAASCKGVIAGFGMHSYRLAIESLLLDYQT is encoded by the coding sequence ATGAATATACAAATTATAAACGGCCCAAATTTAAACCTGCTTGGTGTACGTGAAAAATCCATTTACGGCAACGCAAGTTTTGAGGACTATTTAAAAGAATTGCAAAGCCATTTTTCAAACATCACCATTAATTACTACCAAAGTAATGTTGAAGGCGAAATTATAAATAAACTGCACGAAGTTGGCTTTAATAGTGATGGCATTGTGCTGAATGCCGGTGCCTACACGCATACTTCCATAGCCATTGCAGATGCAATTGCCGGAATTAAAACGCCGACAATCGAAGTTCATATTTCTAACGTATATAAGCGGGAAGAATTCAGACATACTTCTATGCTGGCAGCCAGCTGCAAGGGTGTTATAGCGGGTTTCGGTATGCACTCTTACAGGTTGGCGATAGAAAGTCTGCTATTAGATTATCAGACTTGA
- a CDS encoding transporter: MLYVFLSVCCSIVVSVLLKLARRYSIHIFQAITWNYLMAIALTWFFFKPQLQTLQAPPVTLYVAVGVLLPLIFLIMASSVRIAGIVRTDVAQRLSLFIPLLAAFLWFGEPVTPLKIIGMVIGIAAILCSIPWQKQTANRKVVSNAWIYLVVVFCGYGAIDILFKQVAAFKAVPYTTSLFLIYILALLIALSGLCYQVVSKKVRISWPHIMFGLILGVANFGNILFYLKAHQALSANPSVVFSAMNIGVITAGAIVGLVVFKERLSLLNKIGIGLAIIAIVIITYAKH; the protein is encoded by the coding sequence ATGTTATACGTTTTTTTAAGTGTTTGCTGCAGTATTGTGGTATCGGTATTACTTAAACTGGCACGCCGGTACAGTATTCATATATTCCAGGCCATTACCTGGAATTATCTTATGGCCATAGCGCTGACCTGGTTCTTTTTTAAGCCACAATTGCAAACGCTACAGGCACCGCCAGTAACTTTGTATGTTGCGGTGGGTGTATTGCTTCCCCTTATATTTTTAATAATGGCATCATCGGTACGAATTGCTGGTATAGTGCGTACGGATGTGGCACAAAGGTTATCACTATTTATACCGTTATTAGCTGCCTTCCTTTGGTTTGGTGAACCTGTTACCCCACTTAAGATTATCGGAATGGTCATAGGGATTGCCGCAATATTATGTTCCATCCCCTGGCAAAAACAAACAGCCAACCGCAAGGTAGTTAGTAATGCCTGGATTTACCTCGTGGTTGTTTTTTGTGGATACGGCGCTATTGATATCCTGTTTAAGCAGGTTGCGGCTTTTAAAGCTGTACCCTACACCACTTCGTTATTTCTCATCTATATCCTGGCATTATTAATTGCTCTTAGTGGTTTGTGCTACCAGGTTGTTTCGAAGAAGGTAAGGATCTCCTGGCCGCACATTATGTTCGGCCTGATATTGGGTGTAGCTAATTTTGGTAACATTTTGTTTTACTTAAAGGCGCACCAGGCTTTATCAGCAAATCCATCTGTTGTGTTTTCTGCCATGAACATAGGTGTTATTACTGCGGGTGCTATTGTTGGGCTGGTTGTGTTTAAGGAAAGGCTCAGCCTTTTAAACAAAATTGGCATCGGATTGGCAATCATCGCTATTGTTATCATTACCTACGCTAAACATTAA
- a CDS encoding bifunctional diaminohydroxyphosphoribosylaminopyrimidine deaminase/5-amino-6-(5-phosphoribosylamino)uracil reductase, whose product MPQHQIYMRRCLELAALGAGSVSPNPMVGSVIVHNGKIIGEGYHRKYGEAHAEVNAVQMVISSHQNHAELLAQSTIYVSLEPCAHYGKTPPCADLIIKHQIPKVVVGCRDPFAQVDGKGIEKLIAAGIEIVTGVLEEECQWLNRRFFTRVQKQRPYIILKWAQTANGFFAPADGSQYWITGPEAKKLVHRWRAEEDAILVGRITALVDNPQLNVRLAEGKSPKRIVIDRTLELSEQLNIFDGTTETLIFNEIKTDIIGNLKYIALENFDHYLPQYIMYQLYMQDIQSVIIEGGANTLNSFIKDGLWDEARIFTGWSVLTDGVPAPRVSGTNGGTSVVGADQLQLFYNRPN is encoded by the coding sequence ATGCCACAACACCAAATATATATGCGTCGCTGCCTGGAGTTAGCCGCCTTAGGTGCAGGATCGGTAAGCCCTAACCCGATGGTGGGCTCGGTGATTGTACACAACGGTAAGATTATTGGTGAAGGTTACCACCGCAAATATGGCGAAGCACACGCGGAAGTTAATGCTGTTCAAATGGTGATTAGTAGCCACCAAAATCATGCGGAGTTGTTGGCGCAGTCTACAATTTACGTATCATTGGAACCCTGTGCGCATTACGGCAAAACGCCGCCCTGCGCCGATCTTATCATTAAGCATCAAATCCCGAAAGTGGTGGTAGGCTGCCGCGATCCATTTGCTCAGGTAGACGGTAAAGGAATTGAAAAGTTAATTGCCGCAGGAATAGAAATTGTTACAGGTGTGCTGGAGGAGGAATGCCAATGGCTCAACCGGCGTTTTTTTACGCGGGTGCAAAAGCAAAGGCCCTACATTATTTTAAAATGGGCGCAAACTGCCAACGGCTTTTTTGCTCCTGCGGATGGCAGCCAATACTGGATCACAGGCCCCGAAGCTAAAAAATTGGTACACCGGTGGCGGGCAGAAGAGGATGCAATACTTGTGGGCAGGATCACCGCGCTTGTAGATAATCCCCAACTTAACGTGCGGCTTGCAGAGGGAAAATCTCCAAAACGTATTGTAATAGACCGAACACTGGAACTGAGTGAACAGCTCAATATTTTTGATGGCACCACCGAAACCCTGATTTTTAACGAAATTAAAACCGACATCATCGGCAATCTAAAGTATATCGCACTGGAAAACTTTGATCATTATTTACCGCAGTACATCATGTATCAATTGTATATGCAGGATATCCAGTCGGTTATTATCGAAGGCGGAGCAAACACACTAAATTCGTTTATAAAGGATGGATTATGGGATGAAGCGCGTATTTTTACCGGGTGGAGTGTTTTAACCGATGGCGTACCGGCACCAAGGGTAAGTGGTACTAATGGCGGCACATCTGTCGTAGGTGCCGATCAACTACAATTATTTTATAATAGGCCTAACTGA